The Chanodichthys erythropterus isolate Z2021 chromosome 14, ASM2448905v1, whole genome shotgun sequence genome window below encodes:
- the LOC137036520 gene encoding uncharacterized protein, with translation MQTSDLTKGSDISIFSLHPACKDGDHYLGNWGGYFYIIKGNNYRRVKNLTTDNEAEVYSLHPNCQGGDHYFSTSDQFFIIFQERGTFRRTTDMNTDSNAEEHDLHPNCRNGLYYWSMGFFWFFFLKPGSEWGVEFCGTIDLSNNDQPKVFSVHPDVLNFLPGGLSVTKGPAFGIWENIKTMTNDSNTPVTWTKKINKKVGYNKEKMTQITHNWKIAASASIESGALAKLITNVQFSLSAEYGGSHVSTENESWNEMTEEEEQLISNLKPKESVYQWQYKLGLGEEPVLFCRDLKIDDVPNPPTEVPLPPAQS, from the coding sequence ATGCAGACAAGTGATTTAACTAAAGGATCAGACATCTCTATTTTCAGTCTGCACCCTGCCTGCAAAGATGGAGACCATTACCTTGGAAATTGGGGTGGCTACTTTTACATCATCAAGGGCAATAATTACCGCAGAGTCAAGAACCTGACGACAGACAATGAAGCTGAAGTTTACAGCCTTCATCCCAACTGCCAGGGTGGAGACCACTACTTCTCAACCTCTGACCAGTTTTTCATCATCTTCCAGGAAAGGGGCACTTTTCGAAGAACAACAGACATGAATACAGACTCGAATGCTGAAGAACACGACCTGCATCCCAACTGCAGAAACGGCCTCTATTACTGGAGCATGGGATTCTTCTGGTTCTTCTTCCTCAAGCCAGGCTCAGAGTGGGGAGTTGAGTTCTGCGGCACTATCGACCTCAGCAATAATGATCAGCCTAAAGTCTTTTCTGTTCATCCCGATGTTCTTAACTTCCTCCCTGGCGGTCTGTCAGTAACTAAAGGTCCAGCCTTTGGCATTTGGGAGAATATTAAAACTATGACTAATGACAGCAATACACCAGTGACATGGACaaagaaaatcaataaaaaggTGGGATACAATAAGGAGAAGATGACCCAGATCACACACAACTGGAAGATAGCTGCGTCAGCCTCGATTGAATCTGGAGCCCTTGCAAAGTTAATTACAAATGTTCAGTTCTCCCTTTCTGCAGAATATGGAGGTTCACATGTCAGCACTGAAAATGAAAGCTGGAACGAAATGACTGAAGAGGAAGAACAACTCATATCTAATCTGAAGCCAAAAGAGTCTGTATATCAGTGGCAGTACAAACTGGGTCTTGGTGAAGAACCGGTGTTGTTCTGTCGTGATTTAAAGATTGACGATGTGCCAAACCCTCCGACTGAAGTCCCGCTGCCACCCGCACAATCATGA